From one Rattus rattus isolate New Zealand chromosome 15, Rrattus_CSIRO_v1, whole genome shotgun sequence genomic stretch:
- the LOC116884641 gene encoding LOW QUALITY PROTEIN: eukaryotic translation initiation factor 1-like (The sequence of the model RefSeq protein was modified relative to this genomic sequence to represent the inferred CDS: substituted 2 bases at 2 genomic stop codons), producing the protein MYTIQNLHSFDPFADASKGDGLLPAGTEDYIHIRIQQGNGRKILTTVQGIADDYDKKKLVKAFKKKFACNGTVIEHPEYGEVIQLXGDXRKNIYQFLIEIGLAKDEQLKVHGF; encoded by the exons ATGTACACTATCCAGAACCTCCACTCTTTCGACCCCTTTGCTGATGCAAGTAAGGGTGATGGCCTGCTTCCTGCTGGCACTGAGGATTATATCCATATAAGAAttcaacaggg AAACGGCAGGAAGATCCTTACAACTGTCCAAGGGATCGCTGATGATTACGATAAAAAGAAACTAGTGAAGGCATTTAAGAAGAAATTTGCCTGCAATGGTACTGTAATTGAGCATCCAGAATATGGAGAAGTAATTCAGCTATAGGGTGACTAGCGCAAGAACATATACCAGTTCCTGATAGAGATTGGACTGGCTAAGGACGAGCAGCTGAAGGTTCATGGGTTTTAA